Proteins found in one Arachis stenosperma cultivar V10309 chromosome 8, arast.V10309.gnm1.PFL2, whole genome shotgun sequence genomic segment:
- the LOC130945810 gene encoding transcription factor MYB101-like, with protein sequence MISNNNKNNEDGESWRDYLRKGPWTPREDAILIEQVKKWGKGNWSLIRKNSELRRSGKSCRLRWSNHLNPDLKKGPFSEEEEKTIDDLHAKFGNKWALMATQVSGRSDNNIKNFWNSRMKKRLREYPPQITVQQAQHFSSSPFYSVLASCYPKNNLSVELPSNISAANPPPNHNQKQPNQNDSSSSSSSFSCTNNNASFVLPLIPVSPYCKSSGLLNDVVMEGNALCRKGKSKMDATIVIGREEEELADKRKIIEEPPLPPVGTSKEEETATIIATQSSSHQLISTEKNDNGGCNNNKEALNNSMPQMDDELLSILKNCPIYSPMRKWYKVDDDEDSLMMMMEI encoded by the exons ATGATCTCCAATAATAACAAGAACAATGAGGATGGTGAGTCTTGGAGAGATTATTTGAGAAAGGGGCCTTGGACGCCGAGAGAGGACGCCATACTTATCGAGCAGGTAAAGAAGTGGGGCAAAGGTAATTGGAGTTTAATTCGAAAGAATTCTGAGTTGAGGAGAAGTGGCAAAAGTTGTAGGCTTAGATGGTCGAACCATCTAAATCCTGACTTGAAGAAGGGTCCTTTCTCTGAAGAAGAGGAGAAAACCATTGATGATCTTCATGCTAAGTTTGGAAACAAATGGGCTCTAATGGCTACCCAG GTTTCTGGAAGATCAGACAATAACATCAAAAACTTTTGGAACTCAAGAATGAAGAAGCGCCTAAGAGAATATCCTCCACAAATAACGGTTCAACAAGCACAACACTTTTCTTCATCACCATTTTATTCGGTCTTAGCTTCATGTTACCCTAAAAATAATCTCAGTGTTGAACTACCTTCAAACATTTCTGCTGCCAATCCTCCACCAAATCATAATCAGAAACAACCTAATCAAaatgattcttcttcttcttcttcttctttctcttgcACCAATAATAATGCAAGTTTTGTATTGCCATTAATTCCTGTGTCTCCCTATTGTAAGAGTAGTGGTTTATTGAATGATGTGGTGATGGAGGGTAATGCTCTTTGTCGCAAGGGAAAGTCAAAGATGGATGCAACCATTGTTATTGGTAGGGAGGAAGAAGAATTAGCTGATAAGAGAAAAATTATTGAAGAGCCACCATTGCCACCAGTTGGAACCAGTAAAGAGGAAGAAACAGCCACCATTATTGCAACTCAAAGCTCTTCTCATCAATTGATTTCAACAG AGAAGAATGATAATGGAGGTTGTAACAATAACAAGGAGGCATTGAATAATTCTATGCCACAAATGGACGATGAATTGCTTAGCATACTTAAAAATTGTCCAATATATTCGCCAATGCGAAAGTGGTACAaagttgatgatgatgaggactccctgatgatgatgatggagaTTTGA